Proteins from a single region of Fusobacterium gonidiaformans ATCC 25563:
- the msrB gene encoding peptide-methionine (R)-S-oxide reductase MsrB, with the protein MKEIYLAGGCFWGVEGYFRRIDGIEDVKVGYANGKTEEANYQNLKITEHAETVKVIYREQEIDLETILEHYFRIIDPTSLDQQGHDKGRQYRTGIYYTDEKDLPVIQEFYQSVERLYQERLMVEVEKLQHFILAEDYHQDYLGKNPNGYCHIPLHLAFEPLVKIQSYVKKSKVELEKDLTELQYLVTQKAATELAYENEYWSQAEEGIYVDITTGEPLFSSKDKFDSGCGWPSFSKAFSSGVLRYYHDESHGMKRIEVKSRIGDAHLGHVFEDGPKKLGGLRYCINSASLRFIPLEKMEEEGYGEYVKYIAK; encoded by the coding sequence ATGAAAGAAATTTATTTAGCAGGAGGATGCTTCTGGGGAGTAGAAGGATATTTCCGTAGAATAGATGGTATTGAAGATGTGAAAGTTGGATATGCTAATGGGAAAACAGAGGAAGCAAATTATCAAAATTTAAAAATAACAGAGCATGCAGAAACGGTAAAAGTTATATATCGAGAACAGGAAATCGATTTAGAGACTATCTTGGAACATTATTTTAGAATTATTGATCCAACAAGTTTGGACCAACAAGGGCATGATAAGGGGAGACAGTATAGAACTGGAATCTACTATACAGATGAGAAAGATTTGCCTGTCATTCAAGAATTTTATCAAAGTGTAGAAAGATTATATCAAGAAAGGTTAATGGTAGAAGTAGAAAAATTACAACATTTTATTCTAGCCGAAGACTATCATCAAGACTATCTTGGAAAAAATCCAAATGGTTATTGCCACATTCCTTTGCATTTAGCTTTTGAGCCACTAGTAAAGATTCAGAGTTATGTAAAGAAAAGTAAGGTAGAGTTAGAAAAAGATTTAACAGAGTTACAGTATTTAGTAACTCAGAAAGCAGCAACAGAATTAGCTTATGAAAATGAATATTGGAGTCAAGCTGAGGAAGGAATTTATGTGGATATTACAACGGGGGAACCACTATTTTCTTCGAAAGATAAATTTGATTCTGGTTGTGGGTGGCCTAGTTTTAGTAAAGCATTTTCTTCGGGAGTTCTTCGATACTATCACGATGAAAGTCATGGAATGAAAAGAATTGAAGTAAAAAGTAGAATTGGTGACGCTCATTTAGGTCATGTGTTTGAAGACGGGCCTAAGAAATTAGGAGGATTACGATACTGTATTAACAGTGCTTCTCTACGTTTTATTCCTTTAGAAAAAATGGAGGAAGAAGGATATGGAGAATATGTAAAGTATATAGCGAAGTAA
- a CDS encoding YbjN domain-containing protein, producing the protein MNELNRAYKVFKYFIREEGDICLDSCIPSLAEEFNPEMIYTVLNLMLEHVMECYPTFMRKVWNEEK; encoded by the coding sequence ATCAATGAACTAAATAGAGCTTATAAAGTATTTAAATACTTTATAAGAGAAGAAGGAGATATTTGTTTAGATTCTTGCATTCCGAGTTTAGCAGAGGAATTTAATCCAGAAATGATTTATACAGTTTTAAACCTTATGTTAGAACATGTAATGGAATGTTATCCTACTTTTATGAGAAAAGTTTGGAACGAAGAAAAATAA
- the atpC gene encoding ATP synthase F1 subunit epsilon: MATSFMVKVVTPTKVVLEQEADFLLVRTTEGDMGILGNHFPLVAALADGQMKIRKDKREKFFRVEGGFIEISNNQVTILSNQAYPQEERVI, from the coding sequence ATGGCAACATCTTTCATGGTAAAAGTCGTGACTCCTACAAAAGTGGTTTTGGAGCAAGAAGCAGACTTTCTCTTAGTTCGAACAACGGAAGGGGATATGGGAATTTTAGGAAATCATTTTCCTTTGGTTGCAGCCTTAGCAGATGGGCAAATGAAAATCCGTAAAGATAAGAGAGAAAAGTTCTTTCGAGTGGAAGGAGGATTTATTGAAATCTCAAATAATCAGGTAACGATTTTAAGTAACCAAGCCTACCCACAAGAAGAAAGGGTAATATAA
- the atpD gene encoding F0F1 ATP synthase subunit beta: MNKGKITQIISAVVDVEFKDELPKIYNALKVQVGEKELVLEVQQHLGNNVVRTVAMDSTDGLLRGMEVMDTGAPITVPVGKAVLGRILNVLGEPVDQKGPVETEEYLPIHREAPKFEEQETVTEIFETGIKVIDLLAPYIKGGKTGLFGGAGVGKTVLIMELINNIAKGHGGISVFAGVGERTREGRDLYNEMTESGVLNKTSLVYGQMNEPPGARLRVALTGLTVAENFRDKEGQDVLLFIDNIFRFTQAGSEVSALLGRIPSAVGYQPNLATEMGTLQERITSTKSGSITSVQAVYVPADDLTDPAPATTFSHLDATTVLSRDIASLGIYPAVDPLDSTSKALSPDIVGKEHYEVAREVQRVLQRYTELQDIIAILGMDELGDEDKLVVSRARKIQRFFSQPFAVAEQFTGMEGKYVSIKDTIRGFKEILEGKHDELPEQAFLYVGTIEEAVLKGRDLMKGAE, from the coding sequence GTGAATAAAGGAAAAATTACACAGATTATTAGTGCCGTTGTGGACGTTGAATTTAAAGACGAATTGCCAAAAATATACAATGCATTAAAGGTGCAAGTTGGAGAAAAAGAACTTGTATTGGAAGTGCAACAACATTTGGGAAATAATGTTGTGAGAACAGTAGCGATGGACTCAACAGATGGATTGCTTCGAGGAATGGAAGTAATGGATACCGGAGCACCGATTACTGTTCCAGTAGGGAAGGCGGTTTTAGGAAGAATATTGAATGTTTTGGGAGAGCCTGTGGATCAAAAAGGGCCTGTGGAAACAGAAGAATATTTACCTATCCATAGAGAAGCACCAAAATTTGAAGAACAAGAAACAGTAACAGAAATTTTTGAAACAGGAATTAAAGTCATAGATTTGTTAGCCCCTTATATCAAAGGAGGAAAGACAGGTCTATTCGGTGGAGCCGGAGTAGGGAAAACAGTTTTAATTATGGAATTAATTAATAACATTGCAAAGGGCCACGGAGGAATTTCTGTGTTTGCAGGAGTTGGAGAAAGAACAAGAGAAGGAAGAGATTTATACAACGAAATGACAGAGTCCGGAGTTTTGAATAAGACCTCGTTGGTGTATGGTCAAATGAATGAGCCGCCCGGAGCAAGACTTCGTGTGGCGTTGACAGGATTAACGGTTGCTGAAAACTTTAGAGATAAAGAAGGGCAAGATGTATTGTTGTTTATCGACAATATCTTCCGTTTCACACAAGCAGGATCAGAAGTATCGGCTCTATTGGGAAGAATTCCATCGGCAGTAGGATATCAACCGAACTTAGCGACAGAAATGGGAACTTTACAAGAAAGAATTACTTCTACAAAATCAGGATCTATCACTTCGGTACAAGCGGTCTATGTACCGGCAGATGACTTGACTGACCCGGCACCAGCAACAACATTCTCACACTTGGATGCAACTACGGTATTATCAAGAGATATTGCGTCATTAGGAATTTATCCAGCAGTGGATCCTTTGGATTCTACTTCAAAAGCGTTATCTCCGGATATAGTAGGAAAAGAACACTACGAAGTGGCGAGAGAAGTACAAAGAGTGTTACAAAGATATACAGAATTACAAGATATTATCGCAATTTTGGGAATGGATGAATTGGGAGATGAAGATAAGTTAGTTGTTTCTCGTGCAAGAAAAATTCAAAGATTTTTCTCACAACCATTTGCTGTTGCAGAACAATTTACAGGAATGGAAGGAAAATATGTTAGCATCAAAGATACCATTCGTGGATTTAAAGAAATTTTGGAAGGAAAACATGATGAGCTTCCAGAACAAGCTTTCTTGTATGTCGGAACAATAGAAGAAGCAGTATTGAAAGGAAGAGATTTGATGAAAGGGGCTGAATAA
- the atpG gene encoding ATP synthase F1 subunit gamma, whose product MASSKKIKTRIKSIQSTHQITKAMEIVSTTKFRRYSLLAKESQAFSDSIQKILTNISMGVKAEKHPLFDGRERVRNIGVIVVTSDRGLCGSFNSSTLKELEKFRKKHDDQHIFIIPVGKKGRDYCEKRGYNVIQDYVGVDNYNMLTITEEISKVIVDRYQEEKLDEVYIIYNKFISALRSDLTLSKVIPITRLEGEENRGYIFEPSAEEVLSSLLPRYIGVTVYQAVLNNTASEHSARKNAMKNANENAEDMIRQLDLKYNRERQAAITQEITEIVGGAEAL is encoded by the coding sequence ATGGCATCATCAAAGAAAATTAAAACCAGAATTAAGAGCATCCAATCCACACATCAAATTACAAAAGCAATGGAAATTGTTTCTACTACAAAATTTCGTAGATATTCTTTGTTAGCAAAAGAATCACAAGCTTTTTCTGATAGTATTCAAAAGATTTTAACAAATATTTCCATGGGAGTGAAGGCGGAGAAGCATCCTCTCTTTGATGGAAGAGAAAGAGTGAGGAATATAGGAGTCATTGTGGTAACTTCCGATCGGGGACTATGTGGAAGTTTTAATAGTAGTACCTTAAAGGAATTAGAAAAATTTAGAAAAAAACATGATGACCAACATATTTTTATCATTCCTGTTGGAAAAAAGGGAAGAGATTATTGTGAGAAAAGAGGCTACAATGTGATCCAAGATTATGTTGGAGTAGATAATTATAATATGCTTACTATTACGGAAGAAATTTCAAAAGTAATCGTAGATAGATACCAAGAAGAAAAATTAGATGAAGTGTATATCATCTATAATAAATTTATTTCGGCTTTACGAAGTGATTTGACGTTATCGAAAGTAATTCCGATTACAAGACTGGAAGGAGAAGAAAATCGAGGCTATATTTTCGAGCCGAGTGCAGAAGAAGTATTATCTTCTTTGTTACCAAGATATATTGGAGTTACTGTTTATCAGGCTGTTTTGAATAATACAGCGAGTGAACATTCTGCAAGAAAGAATGCGATGAAGAATGCAAATGAAAATGCAGAAGATATGATTCGACAGTTAGATTTGAAATATAACCGAGAAAGACAGGCAGCGATTACACAAGAAATTACAGAAATTGTAGGAGGAGCAGAGGCTCTATAA
- the atpA gene encoding F0F1 ATP synthase subunit alpha has product MKIRPEEVSEIIKKEIENYKKSLDVKTSGTVLEVGDGIARIYGLSSVMSNELLEFPNGVMGMALNLEENNVGAVILGNASLIKEGDGVKATGRVVSVPAGEGMLGRVVNALGEAIDGKGEIRPSKYMPVERKASGIISRQPVFEPLQTGLKSIDGMVPIGRGQRELIIGDRQTGKTAIALDAIINQKGNGVKCIYVAIGQKRSTIAQIFQKLEDAGAMEYTTIVAATASEAAPLQYLAPYSGVAMGEYFMDKGEHVLIIYDDLSKHAVAYREMSLLLRRPPGREAYPGDVFYLHSRLLERAAKLSPELGGGSITALPIIETQAGDVSAYIPTNVISITDGQIFLETQLFNSGFRPAINAGISVSRVGGAAQIKAMKQVASKVKLELAQYNELLTFAQFGSDLDKATKAQLDRGNRIMEVLKQAQYRPYPVEEQVVSFFGVTNGYLDSIPVERVKAFEEELLGKLRASSTILDRIREEKALSKELEAELRAFIESFKKTFE; this is encoded by the coding sequence TTGAAAATTAGGCCAGAAGAAGTGAGCGAAATTATTAAAAAAGAAATAGAGAACTACAAAAAAAGCCTAGACGTAAAAACTTCAGGAACTGTTTTAGAAGTGGGAGATGGGATTGCTCGTATTTATGGATTGAGCAGTGTCATGTCTAATGAACTTTTAGAATTTCCAAATGGAGTTATGGGAATGGCTTTGAACTTAGAAGAAAATAATGTTGGAGCCGTTATCTTGGGGAATGCTTCTTTGATCAAAGAGGGAGATGGTGTGAAAGCAACAGGAAGAGTTGTTTCTGTTCCCGCAGGAGAAGGAATGCTTGGAAGAGTTGTCAATGCTTTGGGAGAAGCCATTGATGGAAAAGGAGAAATCAGACCAAGCAAATATATGCCGGTAGAAAGAAAAGCATCCGGGATTATTTCAAGACAACCGGTGTTTGAACCTTTACAAACAGGTTTGAAGTCTATTGACGGAATGGTTCCTATCGGAAGAGGACAAAGAGAACTGATCATTGGAGATAGACAAACAGGGAAAACAGCGATTGCCTTAGATGCTATCATCAACCAAAAAGGAAATGGAGTGAAATGTATCTATGTTGCGATTGGGCAAAAGAGATCTACTATTGCACAAATTTTCCAAAAATTAGAAGATGCAGGAGCTATGGAATATACGACTATCGTAGCCGCAACTGCTTCGGAAGCAGCTCCTTTACAATATCTAGCACCTTATTCAGGAGTTGCTATGGGAGAATATTTTATGGATAAGGGAGAACATGTGTTAATCATCTATGATGATTTATCAAAACATGCCGTAGCTTATCGTGAAATGTCTTTACTATTAAGACGTCCACCTGGACGAGAAGCTTATCCAGGAGATGTATTCTATCTACATTCAAGATTATTAGAAAGAGCGGCGAAGTTATCTCCGGAATTAGGAGGAGGTTCTATCACTGCTTTGCCAATTATTGAAACACAAGCAGGAGACGTTTCTGCTTATATTCCAACCAATGTTATCTCGATTACTGATGGACAAATTTTCTTGGAAACACAATTATTTAACTCCGGATTTAGACCTGCAATCAATGCAGGAATTTCTGTATCGAGAGTGGGAGGGGCTGCTCAAATCAAAGCGATGAAACAAGTAGCTTCCAAAGTAAAATTAGAACTAGCTCAATACAATGAATTATTGACCTTTGCTCAATTCGGTTCTGACTTGGATAAGGCAACGAAAGCACAACTTGATCGAGGAAATCGAATTATGGAAGTTTTAAAACAAGCTCAATACCGTCCATATCCTGTGGAAGAACAAGTCGTATCGTTCTTTGGAGTAACCAATGGATATTTAGATTCGATTCCAGTGGAAAGAGTAAAAGCATTTGAAGAAGAATTATTAGGAAAATTAAGAGCAAGTTCTACTATTTTAGATCGAATTCGAGAAGAAAAAGCATTAAGCAAGGAGTTGGAAGCTGAATTAAGAGCTTTTATAGAATCTTTTAAAAAGACTTTTGAATAA
- the atpH gene encoding ATP synthase F1 subunit delta produces the protein MIENQVGRRYAEAIYTIAEERGKVKETHTFLNSIMELYKNDITFRNFIQHPLLKVQEKEEVLREIFAEVSDELLQIAFYILEKGRISFIRNIVAEYLKIYYEKHQILDVVATFAVELSEEQKTKLIQKLKDKTKHEIRLETQVDESILGGGILKIGDQVMDGSLRKELQQIKNGKKS, from the coding sequence ATGATAGAGAATCAAGTGGGACGACGATATGCAGAAGCGATTTATACGATTGCAGAAGAGAGAGGAAAAGTAAAAGAGACACATACTTTTCTAAATTCGATTATGGAGCTTTATAAGAATGACATCACATTCCGTAATTTTATACAACACCCTCTGTTAAAAGTACAAGAAAAGGAAGAAGTGTTACGAGAAATTTTTGCGGAGGTTTCTGACGAATTGCTGCAGATTGCTTTCTATATTTTAGAAAAGGGAAGAATCTCTTTTATTCGTAATATTGTGGCAGAATACTTAAAAATTTACTATGAAAAGCATCAAATTTTAGATGTAGTTGCTACTTTTGCAGTGGAACTTAGTGAAGAGCAAAAGACGAAATTGATTCAAAAATTAAAGGATAAGACAAAACATGAGATTCGTTTAGAAACACAAGTGGACGAGAGTATTCTTGGAGGAGGAATTTTAAAAATTGGCGATCAAGTCATGGATGGTTCTCTTCGAAAAGAATTACAACAGATCAAAAATGGGAAAAAGTCTTAG
- the atpF gene encoding F0F1 ATP synthase subunit B, whose protein sequence is METTTMPVISIDVNLFWQIINFFILVFVFNKYFKTPIQRILTERKKKITSELHSATLSKEEAKVSAKQAETALKEARDEAHEILKKAEYRAEEVRNEILADARLQKERMLREASEEVMRLKAKARRDLHQEVTSLAVELAEKLMKKNIDKQTATDLIDDFIERVGDEA, encoded by the coding sequence TTGGAAACAACAACTATGCCAGTGATATCGATAGATGTGAACTTATTTTGGCAAATTATTAACTTTTTCATCCTTGTTTTTGTGTTTAATAAGTATTTTAAAACACCTATCCAAAGAATTTTAACAGAAAGAAAGAAAAAAATTACAAGTGAATTACATTCAGCAACTCTTAGTAAAGAGGAAGCAAAAGTTTCTGCGAAACAGGCTGAGACAGCTTTGAAAGAAGCAAGAGACGAAGCTCATGAAATTTTAAAGAAAGCAGAATATCGTGCAGAAGAAGTCAGAAATGAAATTTTAGCAGATGCTAGACTTCAAAAAGAAAGAATGTTACGAGAAGCAAGTGAAGAAGTGATGAGATTGAAGGCAAAAGCAAGACGAGATCTTCATCAAGAAGTAACTTCTTTAGCTGTGGAATTAGCAGAAAAGTTAATGAAGAAAAACATTGACAAGCAAACAGCAACAGACCTGATTGATGATTTCATCGAAAGGGTAGGGGACGAAGCATGA
- the atpE gene encoding ATP synthase F0 subunit C, with product MMEGMLMAKAIVLAGSGIGVGLAMIAGLGPGIGEGYAAGKAVEAVARQPEARGNIISTMILGQAVAESTGIYSLVIALILLYANPLINMLG from the coding sequence ATGATGGAAGGAATGTTAATGGCGAAGGCTATTGTATTAGCCGGATCAGGAATCGGAGTAGGATTGGCAATGATTGCAGGATTAGGACCAGGAATCGGAGAAGGATATGCAGCAGGGAAAGCAGTAGAAGCCGTTGCAAGACAACCGGAAGCAAGAGGAAATATTATTTCCACTATGATTCTAGGACAAGCAGTTGCAGAATCAACAGGGATTTATTCTTTGGTTATTGCCTTGATTTTATTATATGCAAACCCTCTTATCAATATGTTGGGATAA
- the atpB gene encoding F0F1 ATP synthase subunit A, with translation MSFQALQFVTPALVEGPKVVFFIPLPSSLQHLPFVMQYGQGHYGWPVSITVVTTWFLILMLFLFFKLCTKKLEIVPGKPQILLESIYEFLDNLMEQMLGAWKAKYFAFLGSLFLFIFPANIISFFPIPWARFTGGTFSIEPAFRAPTADLNTTIGLALLTTIIFIATSIKQNGVWGYLKGFFSPLPIMAPLNVVGELAKPLNISVRLFGNMFAGSVIMGLLYKACPWVIPAPLHLYFDLFSGLVQSFVFVTLSMVYIQSSLGDAEYLD, from the coding sequence TTGAGTTTTCAGGCATTACAATTTGTAACACCAGCTTTGGTAGAAGGACCGAAAGTAGTTTTCTTTATACCACTACCTAGTTCTTTACAACATTTACCCTTTGTCATGCAATATGGACAGGGACACTACGGTTGGCCAGTTTCTATCACAGTTGTAACAACGTGGTTTTTAATTTTGATGTTGTTCTTATTTTTTAAGCTCTGTACAAAAAAATTAGAAATTGTTCCAGGGAAACCACAAATTTTATTAGAGAGTATCTATGAGTTTTTGGATAATCTAATGGAACAAATGTTGGGAGCATGGAAGGCAAAATATTTTGCATTTTTGGGAAGTTTGTTTTTATTTATTTTCCCGGCAAATATTATTTCTTTTTTCCCAATTCCATGGGCTAGGTTCACAGGGGGAACGTTCTCTATTGAACCAGCGTTTCGGGCTCCAACTGCAGATTTGAACACAACCATTGGTTTGGCTTTGTTGACAACGATTATCTTCATAGCAACAAGCATTAAACAAAATGGAGTATGGGGGTATTTGAAAGGATTTTTCTCACCTTTACCGATTATGGCACCGTTAAATGTGGTGGGAGAACTGGCGAAACCTTTGAACATTTCTGTCAGACTATTTGGGAATATGTTTGCAGGATCTGTAATTATGGGACTCTTGTACAAAGCTTGTCCTTGGGTCATTCCAGCACCACTTCATTTATATTTTGACTTATTTAGTGGTTTGGTACAAAGTTTTGTATTTGTGACATTATCAATGGTTTACATTCAATCCTCTTTAGGGGATGCAGAATATTTAGATTAG